From the genome of Bacillota bacterium, one region includes:
- a CDS encoding DASS family sodium-coupled anion symporter, whose translation MLLCERGALNMQPSLSPEPSSQFSFGDLVKQRRAFLAAAAVAIAVILMPTPEGLTVEGKYALGLMAFVVVCFFTEAIPLPAVALTIGSYQVMMGITDFREVPQTFMADAVAFIMGALMIGAVLVKHGIHNRIALIILRLSGTNVTRVSFGIVTFSALSAGFISEHATATIMLPVGMGIVGLSGGIDKVPRLGKMLMLAIAYGCVIGGLASPSGGARNALMIGYLQQFDVTVTYGQWLMMAFPFTLIMIPIVVIWLNKCFKPELQDLGEAVEKIKADMAKEGGLTTQGKMALGLFLTVLFFWITQSHHIGLGNIAVMGAIAALILGLVDWKYIEQQTQWGVVLLYAGAISMGGMLEKTGAALWMAQKLLASADFFGITQGLPLIAVTSTITSITTNLMADGPTVAVLGPILLKTAELSGTSPVALGIATSLSAAFAYVLIIGTPANAIVYGPGYLKASDYLKAGSVLFLISLLVLLLVMVAGWWQIIGVW comes from the coding sequence ATGCTTTTATGCGAAAGGGGTGCGTTAAATATGCAACCTTCACTCAGTCCGGAACCTTCCTCGCAGTTCAGTTTCGGAGATTTAGTTAAACAGCGCAGGGCTTTTCTGGCAGCAGCTGCCGTGGCCATAGCTGTAATCTTGATGCCTACACCTGAAGGGCTTACTGTGGAAGGCAAATATGCCCTCGGCCTAATGGCGTTTGTGGTGGTTTGTTTCTTTACCGAAGCCATTCCGCTACCCGCAGTAGCTCTGACAATTGGGTCTTACCAGGTCATGATGGGGATTACCGATTTCAGAGAAGTACCCCAGACCTTCATGGCGGATGCAGTTGCATTTATTATGGGTGCATTAATGATAGGTGCTGTTCTGGTAAAACATGGTATCCACAACCGTATTGCACTTATTATTCTCCGGCTGTCGGGCACAAACGTAACACGAGTCAGTTTCGGCATTGTCACATTTTCTGCCCTTTCTGCAGGCTTTATCTCAGAGCATGCCACTGCCACCATTATGCTACCGGTTGGCATGGGTATTGTAGGGCTTAGCGGAGGTATTGATAAAGTGCCGCGCCTGGGCAAAATGCTCATGTTGGCTATAGCATACGGCTGCGTCATTGGCGGCCTGGCATCCCCTTCCGGTGGTGCCCGCAACGCCTTGATGATAGGATATTTACAACAATTTGACGTCACTGTCACTTACGGCCAGTGGCTGATGATGGCATTTCCGTTCACCCTGATTATGATTCCCATCGTTGTCATCTGGCTTAATAAGTGCTTTAAGCCGGAATTACAGGATTTGGGGGAAGCGGTGGAAAAAATTAAGGCAGATATGGCTAAAGAAGGCGGCCTGACAACACAAGGTAAAATGGCCCTGGGGCTGTTTTTAACCGTACTGTTCTTTTGGATCACACAAAGCCACCATATAGGCCTTGGTAACATCGCTGTTATGGGAGCCATTGCAGCCCTTATACTCGGTTTGGTGGATTGGAAATACATTGAACAACAAACCCAGTGGGGTGTAGTTTTACTGTACGCCGGAGCCATTTCTATGGGCGGCATGCTGGAGAAAACCGGAGCAGCATTGTGGATGGCACAAAAACTTCTGGCCAGTGCAGACTTCTTTGGCATCACCCAAGGATTACCATTGATCGCCGTCACCAGTACCATTACGTCCATAACAACAAACTTGATGGCTGACGGCCCAACAGTAGCTGTTTTAGGTCCTATTCTCTTAAAAACCGCTGAACTTTCCGGTACTTCACCTGTGGCATTAGGCATTGCCACTTCATTGTCAGCAGCATTCGCCTATGTGTTAATTATCGGAACTCCAGCCAATGCCATTGTTTACGGCCCTGGATACCTTAAGGCAAGCGATTACCTGAAAGCGGGATCTGTACTGTTTTTAATTTCGCTCCTCGTCCTGCTCTTGGTAATGGTAGCCGGATGGTGGCAGATTATAGGTGTTTGGTAG